The Apis mellifera strain DH4 linkage group LG8, Amel_HAv3.1, whole genome shotgun sequence genome contains a region encoding:
- the LOC412092 gene encoding myosin heavy chain, non-muscle isoform X6, with amino-acid sequence MADVDSRVDHSDPELRFLSVDRNNFNDPATQAEWTQKKLVWVPHETQGFVAAGIKGERGDEVEVEIAETGKRVLVAKDDIQKMNPPKFDKVEDMAELTCLNEASVLHNLKDRYYSGLIYTYSGLFCVVVNPYKRLPIYTEKIMERYKGIKRHEVPPHVFAITDTAYRSMLQDREDQSILCTGESGAGKTENTKKVIQYLAYVAASKPKSNATPSPALIIGSGNISDKFAVINGELEQQLLQANPILEAFGNAKTVKNDNSSRFGKFIRINFDASGYIAGANIETYLLEKSRAIRQAKDERTFHIFYQLLAGASPEQKKEFILEDPKHYPFLSNGALPVPGVDDSAEFFSTVKSMHIMGMTNEDFSSIFRIVSAVMLFGSMQFRQERNSDQATLPDNTVAQKISHLLGLSVTEMTKAFLKPRIKVGRDFVTKAQTKEQVEFAVEAISKACYERMFRWLVNRINRSLDRTKRQGASFIGILDMAGFEIFELNSFEQLCINYTNEKLQQLFNHTMFILEQEEYQREGIEWKFIDFGLDLQPTIDLIDKPMGIMALLDEECWFPKATDKTFVEKLVGAHSVHPKFMKTDFRGVADFAIIHYAGKVDYSAAKWLMKNMDPLNENVVSLLQNSQDPFVCHIWKDAEIVGMAQQALTDTQFGARTRKGMFRTVSQLYKEQLAKLMITLRNTNPNFVRCIIPNHEKKAGKIDAPLVLDQLRCNGVLEGIRICRQGFPNRIPFQEFRQRYELLTPNAIPKGFMDGKKACEKMIQALELDPNLYRVGQSKIFFRAGVLAHLEEERDYKITDIIVNFQAFCRGFLARRNYQKRLQQLNAIRIIQRNCAAYLKLRNWQWWRLYTKVKPLLEVTKQEEKLTQKEDELKQVRDKLELQLHSAQEYERKYQQAMEEKTMLAEQLQAEVELCAEAEEMRARLAARKQELEEILHDLETRIEEEEERSAGLAQEKKKLQLNISDLEEQLEEEEAARQKLQLEKVQCDAKIKKLEEDLALSDDTNQKLLKEKKILEERANDLSQTLAEEEEKAKHLSKLKAKHEATIADLEERLLKDHQQRQEVDRSKRKIETEVSDLKEQLAERKTQVEEFQLQLGKREEELNQIMAKMDEEGAAKAQAQKALRELESQLAELQEDLEAEKIARGKAEKLKRDLNEELEALKNELLDSLDTTAAQQELRSKREQELATLKKNLEEETSIHEATLADMRHKHTQELTALNEQMDALKKTKTVLEKAKATLEAENADLATELRSVSASRQESDRRRKQAEQQLAEINAKLAEVERNRQELVERVTKLQQESESIMQQLEAAELKASAALKASATCESQFTELQQQLEEETRQKLALSSKLRALESEKESLHDQLEEEEEAKRALDKQVLGLNVQLAEAKKRAEEEAEAAAALEEARKRCMKDIEALQRQVEELQAANDKLDKSKKKIQAEVEDSIIELEAQRAKVLELEKKQKNFDKVLAEEKAVSEQYAEQRDAAEREAREKETRVLSLTRELDEMNEKVEELERIRRGLQSELDELVNNQGTADKNVHELEKAKRALESQLAEQRSQVEELEDELQFTEDAKLRLEVNMQALRAQFERDLQAKEEQAEEKRRGLVKQLRDLEAELEDERKQKAAAIAQRKKMEADYKDIEQQLEMHNKVKEDALKQLKKLQAQIKDCTRETEEARAARDELAASAKETEKKVKSLEADLMQLTEDFASSERARRAAENERDELQEELNNNANKGTLMLDEKRRLEARIATLEEELEEEQSNAELLMDRARKAQITIEQLTNDLTTERSTTQKLESHKLLLERQNKELKAKLTELETAQRAKTKATIQQLESKINNLDEQLETEAKERFAQQKINRKLEKKLKELSLQLEDERRNSDQYKEQAEKVNARMKALKRQLDEAEEEISRHKAMKRKAQREMDDMLESQEELTREVANLKNKLRRRGKKNSSYPT; translated from the exons atggcGGACGTTGACTCGAGGGTGGATCATTCGGATCCCGAATTGCGATTCCTTTCAGTTGacaggaataattttaatgatcctGCAACTCAAGCCGAATGGACACAGAAAAAATTAGTTTGGGTACCTCACGAAACTCAGGGTTTCGTTGCAGCCGGGATAAAGGGTGAACGGGGTGATGAAGTCGAAGTGGAGATTGCCGAAACTGGAAAACGGGTCCTTGTCGCAAAAGATGATATTCAGAAAATGAATCCACcaaaatttgataaagttGAAGATATGGCTGAATTAACGTGTTTAAATGAAGCTTCTGTACTGCATAACCTCAAAGACAGATACTACTCCGGCCTCATTTAC ACATACTCAGGACTATTCTGCGTGGTGGTAAATCCATACAAGAGGCTGCCAATTTACACGGAAAAGATAATGGAGAGGTATAAGGGTATTAAGAGACACGAAGTTCCACCCCATGTTTTTGCCATTACGGACACCGCATACCGTTCTATGCTTCAAG ATCGTGAGGACCAGTCAATTTTATGCACCGGTGAATCCGGCGCTGGTAAAACAGAAAACACGAAGAAAGTAATTCAATACTTGGCATATGTTGCTGCCTCGAAACCGAAATCGAATGCG ACACCAAGTCCGGCATTAATCATA GGTTCCGGAAATATTTCGGATAAATTTGCGGTAATTAAC GGTGAATTGGAACAACAACTTTTACAAGCAAATCCGATTTTAGAAGCTTTTGGGAACGCAAAAACAGTGAAAAATGACAATTCATCCCGATTT ggtaaatttatacgaataaacTTCGATGCTTCCGGTTACATTGCTGGTGCAAACATAGAAACGTATCTTCTGGAAAAGTCAAGAGCAATTCGACAAGCAAAGGATGAAAGAActttccatatattttatcaacttCTAGCTGGTGCCTCACCTGAACAAAAGA agGAGTTTATCTTGGAAGATCCAAAACACTACCCATTCTTGTCCAATGGCGCATTGCCAGTTCCAGGAGTAGACGATTCAGCTGAATTCTTCTCAACTGTAAAATCTATGCATATCATGGGCATGACAAATGAAgacttttcttcaatttttcgtaTTGTATCCGCGGTGATGCTTTTCGGTTCCATGCAATTCCGTCAAGAAAGAAACTCGGACCAAGCTACGTTACCGGATAATACTGTTGctcaaaaaatttctcatttgtTAGGTTTGAGCGTGACGGAAATGACGAAAGCATTCTTAAAACCGAGAATCAAAGTCGGTAGAGATTTTGTAACAAAAGCACAAACAAAAGAGCAAGTTGAATTTGCAGTAGAGGCAATTTCGAAAGCTTGCTATGAAAGAATGTTCAGATGGCTTGTGAACAGGATCAATAGATCGTTGGATCGAACGAAAAGACAAGGAGCAAGTTTTATCGGTATCTTAGATATGGCcggttttgaaatatttgaattaaacagTTTTGAACAATTGtgtattaattatacgaatgaaaaattacaacaattaTTCAATCATACCATGTTCATTTTGGAACAAGAAGAATATCAAAGAGAAGGAATCGAGTGGAAGTTCATTGATTTTGGATTAGATTTGCAACCAACTATCGACTTGATTGATAAACCAATGg gTATTATGGCATTGTTGGATGAAGAATGTTGGTTTCCCAAAGCAACAGATAAAacgtttgttgaaaaattagtaGGTGCTCATAGTGTGCAtccaaaatttatgaaaacagATTTCAGAGGTGTTGCAGATTTTGCTATTATACATTATGCTGGAAAGGTTGATTATTCAGCAGCTAAATGGTTAATGAAGAATATGGATCCTTTGAATGAAAATGTTGTTAGCTTACTACAAAATTCACAAGATCCGTTCGTTTGTCATATTTGGAAAGATGCGGAAATTGTCGGAATGGCTCAACAAGCATTGACAGATACACAATTTGGTGCAAGAACAAGAAAAGGCATGTTTAGAACAGTTtctcaattatataaagaacaattggcaaaattaatgattactcTAAGAAATACTAATCCCAATTTTGTGAGATGTATTATACCcaatcatgaaaaaaaagcTGGAAAGATTGATGCACCATTGGTATTAGATCAACTGAGATGTAATGGAGTTTTAGAAGGAATTCGAATTTGTCGACAAGGATTTCCAAATAGAATACCGTTTCAAGAATTCAGGCAAAGATATGAACTTTTAACACCGAATGCAATTCCTAAAGGGTTtatggatggaaaaaaagcTTGCGAGAAGAtg attcaAGCTCTTGAACTTGACCCTAATCTTTACCGCGTTGgtcaatcaaaaattttctttcgtgcTGGAGTTTTGGCTCATCTTGAAGAAGAacgtgattataaaattactgaTATAATTGTCAATTTTCAAGCATTCTGTCGTGGTTTCCTTGCTCGTAGAAATTATCAGAAACGTTTACAACAGTTAAATGCTATTAGAATTATTCAGAGAAATTGTGCTGCTTATTTAAAACTTAGAAATTGGCAATGGTGGCGTTTATATACTAAAGTAAAACCACTTTTGGAGGTAacaaaacaagaagaaaaattaactcaAAAAGAAGATGAATTAAAACAAGTACgagataaattagaattacaattacattCTGCACAAGAATATGAACGGAAATATCAACAAGCTATGGAAGAAAAAACTATGTTAGCAGAACAATTACAGGCTGAAGTTGAATTATGTGCAGAAGCAGAGGAAATGCGAGCAAGATTAGCAGCCAGAAAACAAGAACTGGAAGAAATTCTTCATGATTTAGAAACaagaattgaagaagaagaagaaagaagtgcTGGTTTGgctcaagaaaaaaagaagttacaattaaatataagtgaTCTTGAAGAGCaattggaagaagaagaagctgcTAGACAAAAATTACAGCTAGAAAAAGTACAATGTGatgcaaaaattaagaaacttgAAGAAGATCTTGCACTTTCTGATGatacaaatcaaaaattattaaaagagaaaaaaattcttgaagaaAGGGCAAATGATTTATCTCAGACACTtgctgaagaagaagaaaaagcaaaacatttatcaaaattaaaagcaaAACATGAAGCAACAATTGCAGATCTTGAAGAAAGGTTGTTGAAAGATCATCAACAAAGACAGGAAGTGGATAgatcaaagagaaaaatagaaactgAGGTATCAGATTTGAAAGAACAACTTGCAGAAAGGAAGACAcag gtAGAAGAATTTCAATTGCAACTTGGCAAAcgtgaagaagaattaaatcaaataatggcAAAAATGGATGAAGAAGGTGCAGCTAAAGCTCAAGCGCAAAAGGCTCTTCGTGAATTAGAGTCTCAATTAGCTGAACTTCAAGAAGATTTAGAAGCTGAGAAAATTGCTAGAGGAAaagctgaaaaattaaaacgagatTTAAATGAGGAATTAGAagcattgaaaaatgaattattagatTCTTTAGATACAACTGCTGCGCAACAAGAATTAAGAAGCAAACGGGAACAAGAATTAGcaacattaaaaaagaatttagaagaagaaacatcGATACACGAAGCAACGTTAGCAGATATGCGTCATAAACATACACAAGAATTAACTGCTTTAAATGAACAAATGGATGCATTGAAAAAAACTAAAACTGTTTTAGAAAAAGCAAAAGCAACATTAGAGGCAGAGAATGCTGATTTAGCTACAGAACTTAGATCTGTTAGTGCTAGCAGACAAGAATCagatagaagaagaaagcaAGCAGAACAACAACTTGCTGAAATAAATGCAAAACTTGCAGAAGTGGAAAGAAATAGACAAGAATTGGTAGAAAGAGTAACAAAATTACAACAAGAATCTGAAAGTATTATGCAACAATTGGAAGCAGCAGAATTAAAAGCTTCTGCAGCTTTAAAAGCTTCAGCAACTTGTGAATCTCAGTTTACTGAACTTCAGCAACAACTTGAGGAGGAAACTAGACAAAAATTAGCTTTAAGTTCAAAACTGAGAGCATTAGAAAGTGAAAAGGAAAGTTTACATGATcaattagaagaagaagaagaagcaaagAGAGCTTTAGATAAACag gtTCTGGGCTTAAATGTTCAGCTGGCTGAAGCAAAGAAAAGAGCTGAAGAGGAAGCTGAAGCCGCTGCAGCATTAGAAGAAGCAAGAAAAAGATGTATGAAAGATATTGAAGCACTTCAAAGACAAGTTGAAGAATTGCAAGCTGCTAatgataaattagataaatcaaaaaagaagattcaaGCAGAAGTAGAAGATAGTATTATTGAACTTGAAGCGCAAAGAGCAAAGGTGctggaattggaaaaaaagcaaaagaattttgacaag gtGCTGGCCGAAGAAAAAGCCGTCTCCGAACAATATGCTGAGCAACGTGATGCTGCCGAACGTGAggctcgagaaaaagaaactcgtGTCTTATCTTTAACTCGTGAACTTGacgaaatgaatgaaaaagttGAAGAACTTGAACGAATTCGTCGTGGTTTACAATCAGAACTTGATGAACTTGTAAATAATCAAGGAACAGCAGATAAAAATGTACATGAATTAGAAAAAGCAAAACGAGCTCTTGAATCCCAATTAGCGGAACAACGTTCTCAAGTAGAAGAATTAGAAGATGAATTACAGTTTACAGAAGATGCAAAATTGCGTCTAGAAGTAAATATGCAAGCTTTAAGAGCTCAATTCGAACGAGATTTACAAGCTAAAGAAGAACAGGCTGAAGAGAAACGAAGAGGATTAGTAAAGCAATTACGTGATCTTGAAGCAGAATTAGAGgatgaaagaaaacaaaaagctGCTGCTATCGCACAACGTAAAAAGATGGAAGcagattataaagatattgaacAACAATTGGAAATGCACAATAAAGTGAAAGAAGATgcattgaaacaattaaagaAACTTCAAGCCCAAATAAAGGATTGTACTAGAGAAACCGAAGAAGCTAGAGCTGCTAGAGATGAACTGGCAGCAAGTGCTAAAGAAACtgagaaaaaagtaaagagCTTAGAAGCAGATTTGATGCAATTAACTGAAGATTTTGCTAGCAGTGAACGAGCTAGAAGAGCTGCTGAAAACGAAAGAGATGAATTACAAGAGGAACTCAATAATAATGCTAACAAGGGAACATTGATGTTAGATGAAAAACGCAGATTGGAAGCTAGAATAGCAACATTGGaagaagaattggaagaaGAGCAATCAAATGCTGAATTACTAATGGATAGAGCTAGAAAAGCTCAAATAACTATTGAGCAACTAACAAATGATTTAACAACTGAAAGATCAACTACACAAAAATTGGAATCGCACAAATTGTTATTAGAAAGACAAAACAAGGAATTGAAAGCGAAACTTACAGAATTGGAAACTGCTCAAAGAGCAAAAACCAAAGCAACCATTCAACAATTGGAATCAAAGATTAACAATCTTGATGAGCAATTAGAAACTGAAGCAAAAGAAAGATTTGCACAACAaaagattaatagaaaattggaaaagaaattgaaagaattgagTTTACAGTTAGAagacgaaagaagaaattcagaTCAATATAAAGAACAAGCAGAAAAAGTAAATGCTAGAATGAAAGCTTTAAAAAGACAGCTTGACGAAGCTGAAGAAGAAATTAGCAGGCATAAGGCAATGAAAAGGAAAGCGCAAAGAGAAATGGATGATATGCTTGAATCTCAAGAAGAATTAACCAGAGAAGTtgcaaatcttaaaaataaattaag gcGTCGAGGGAAAAAGAATAGTTCATACCCCACGTGA